The Gasterosteus aculeatus chromosome 12, fGasAcu3.hap1.1, whole genome shotgun sequence DNA window tgtgtgtgtgtgtgtgtgtgcgtgtgtgtgtgtctgggtgtattTGTGCATTTATGTGCATTTAAATACCAGGCATGTGTGAGTCAATGTTGTTATTTACTAAATATCTATTTAATGAAAGTCTTAAAGTGTTTCTCTTTATTAAACGCCGTGCTTTGTGGTATTGGATATTATTTCTGTTCCATAATATTTTGCCAACTCTCTCTGCCAGGAGTTGGAGAGGCATAGACTAGATATGGTATGggtatgtttatttttgtacatcTAACACCTGCATCGTGTAACTGGTTGTGTTATGGTTGTCATAGCAATGCATTAAGTGTAGCACTGGCTGCTGTCATACTACATTCTTCTGCATGGCTTTCCAGCAAAaccaacaaaagagaaaaagagtcaGTATGCTGCCTCCATCTGCTCGTCCTGAGGGACAACTGACCCTGTCACGGTGGCCAGGCAACTTctgtccccctcccccatcctccccctcctaCTCAGAATGCATTGCAAAGGCTGCCAGCCAATCCACACTCACTGTCTCAAAGTGCACTGGAGGAGTTTCTATCCATCACAGACATCGTCTAACCGTTGTACTGGAGTAGCCTGTGTTACCCCATAACACAGAGTGCTCGGCGATTCCGGCCCAGACattgagcttgtgtgtgtgttcgtccgTGCCTCTGTTCTGCGGTCCACCGAGTGATGGACTTTAACCTGCCCCATCCCGGCCTCTCTGTCGTTCACTGTTCCTGTACGCCGCACAAACAATGAAAACCGCTACCGAGAATCATTTTGTCTTTACGGTGGAGATACTTAGTTTGGTGAGGGTGCGGCACAACCTTTGCTTGCAAGTAGACCGGGTCAATTGTAAAACAACGATATAGATCAATTCCACCACAGGGACAACAATGATTCTGtgtagtacttttttttttccgccccGACTGTCCTGCTTGTCGTCACTCATACACAGTCACAGCTGAATCTAAAGGTCTGCCTATCAGTTTCATAGTGGACTCTGAGCCGCTTGTACCTTCCCTCAGAGCCAACTGAGATACATTAAACAATCCTGGTATTTACGGGTGTCACAGGCAATTGCATTGCTTTTGATCCGCTGTAGCTTGTCGCCACGATGCCCCTCAACACATTCATTGCGTTTGATAAAGCGCAGACTGTCTATGTCCTTTTGTAAGTTCTCCATGTGTAGATGAATCAAACCAATGAGGACAATGACATATGGTAGCAGAGTGCTCGGCATCTAGCCTGTTTTGTTTATGGCGAAACAGTCCTCACAAACTAGCCCCTTTCACTCACTCCGTGCTGGAAATGTCCTTGGCAAGCCCTAATAGTGGCaattgtgtgtttctggtgGATCACAGAGGAAATGACAGCCTGATACGGTGGAGCGGCAAACCTAAAGAGATCAAATAAAACGATAGTCAGTCACCAGTGATTCCGGTGCCCTTTTGCAGTAGACTGTGTATCATGCACCAAAGAACAGCATAGATGTCTCATCCTCAGCGGTCACATACTGTGCTAATACGTAAGGTGCCAAAACCACTGAGGTGGAACGGCTCTGTTTGTAGCTAGTCCTTACCATCTCTTCCTATTTGTCACCCTCCTCGCCAAACATTGTGAGAACGGtgtgtcaaaaataaaaccattaacaTTGCctgaattcattattttgatCATGGCAATGTGGCGAGTCTGAAGACTTCTGGCAACCAGcattttgttgcttttgttgtgTCAGCTTTAGTTTAGAGACGCCCGCCACCGATTCTAGCTGCTTCTCTTTTTTGAGCCTGTCATCACATCTACTTTGTACCGCATCTCTGTGTTGCTTTTTGGTTGTCATCGTATTACTGTACTCTTCACTAATGCTTCCACCATACATGTGAAAGTGTATACATGCGAAGCATCGTTTTGTGCCTGTTCAAGTGCGGTGCCTCCATTGAATTTAGTGCATCACAAATTTGCATTAATGCACACTAAATTTAGTCGACCTTGAGTGCTGTATGTGCAATGTGTGCTTCTTAATGTGGCTGTGTCTCTGCCACTctaggagagggagaggaggaggcaacATGTAATGCTGATGAAGGCGGTCGAGGCGCGCAAGAAAGCAGAGGTAGCCCATATGTACACAAACAGTCCACTCCACAAAAAGAGCCTAAGTCATTATTCCCCGGATGGATTCCCgccttctctcctttttgtgCGCTCTTTCcttctattcattttttttttcctccacactTTCCAAGTCAAAGGATTGTGGCCCTCAAGCACTTTCCTTTTGAATGCACACCAGCATTAGGCTGAATTCTAATACTGCTCAGCAAAGTCAAGTAAACCTTTCTGTatgtttttacacacacacacacacacgcatgctaaTGCACTaatgcacatgcacactttGCCTCCTTAATGCTCTCTTGAATTTTGGACTCTCCAGGAGCGCGAGCGCTTGCGGCAGGAGAAGAGGGATGAGAAGCGGCTGAACAAAGAGCGTAAACTGGAGCAGCGGCGGCTAGAGCTGGAGATAGCGAGGGAGCTGAGGAAGCCAAATGAAGACATGTGTCTGTCTGATCACAAGGTAGTTAACAAAGAAGCTCATCCGCTCGCTGCTATAggtgtgaagaaaaacacagagcgcacacacacgttgatGTACTGGATATTGTCAATTTTTCTCATTTAGGTGCTGTTAAATACATTGAATTAGGACACACAATtctgaataataatattatttattattattattatcagcatcattatcagtagtagtagtattagtatttAACAGTATATTTAACGTTTTCTTGACGGCCAGTATCTAAAATGAGACCACATGGTAGTGAGGATTTTTATGTGTGGAGATGTGCACCCTCAAGTGGTAGAATGAGAGTACTACATAATGTAGAAAGTAAGATGTCATTACTGTAAAAAGCACCATCTTGATAACAGTTAACAGGTGTGAGATGTAATAACAGCTTCACTCACATTTTCTCACAgctgtttaaatcacaatcgTCTGTAGTCCAAATCGGATGTAATATGTCTCACAGTTCGTTATACAGCAACAATGTGGTACCTACTTTCCCTTGTGCAGCCTCTACCGGAGTTCTCCCGAATTCCTGGACTCATCCTGCCGGGACGCGCCGTGTCCCACTGCCTGATGCTGATGCAGTTCCTGCGAGGCTTCGGCAAGGTTTTGGGCCTCGATTTGAATTTGGATGTGCCCACCTTGGGCATGCTGCAGGAGGGCTTGCTCAATGTGGGGGACAGCATGGGCCACGTCCAGGACCTTCTGGTCAAACTGTTATCCCTGGCAGTGTGTGATCCTGGTTTGCCACCTGGACAGAAGGTGAGCGAGTTCATTAAGTGGTACTTTTGTCAAATTTTGAACCACCGAAACCAGCTTGAGAATTAAACCCAAGACGGATTATTCTATGCAGTAGTTTCAgttcacatactgtatataaacGTATGACACTTAACATTAATTCTATTTAGTAAGTATTGTATGTTTACCGTAACTTGGTAATACACCTGTCATTGCTTTACTCTTAAGTGGAACTATTCTCTGGTACAAAATAATAGTCCGTATTTTTTATTAAGTGAATTTAGAAATCAGGacgttttttgctttttttgtggttttgttatttcttatttttgggGTTTAGTTTAGTTTCAGTGTTTTGATTTAAGGTTTAAGTAATCATAAATATATGCATATGAATTTAATCAGCTTACAGTCATCAAGGAAGTGTTCATTAACTCAacctcttttccttctctatCAGACAAAAACCATGCTGGGGGACCACCTGACCAATGTCGGCATCAACAGGGATAACGTGTCTGAGGTGCTACAGATGTACATGGGAGCCCATTGTGCCAATACTGAGCTTGCCCCTCTGGCCCTCAGTCTGAAGACCAAGGCCTTCCAGGCCCACACGCCGTCCCAGAAGGCCTCGATCCTGGGCTTCCTGGCTAATGAGCTGGCCTGTAGCAGAGCTGTTATCAGGTAGCAGAAGCAGCTGAAACGGAAAAAAGCGCAACCGTCCAAATGAGCTCTTTCTGTGTTACTTAATATATTCTGCATTAGACATGAACACTTTATCTATCTCTGTATTCACATAATACGCATCTCTCACCAAAAGAATATATCCATCCACCTTGCTCTTATTCTGCTTATCACCGAAATGATTCATTAGCCAATAATGTTGTATTTTATTGATGCAGTGGAAAAAAGCGTAATAATGCTGCAGCAGTTTTATTGTAAGAGAATCATGCAAGTATTCATTTGTGCACTGGGAGCTTATTGAGCTTTTATCTGTTGCTCAATGTACTTTCAGAGAATACTAAACTGTACTCTGCACAACAGTAACTTGACAGGattctgtttttcctcctccagtgAGATCGACAAGAGCCTGGATCAGATGGCCAACATGAGGAAAGACAAGATCATTATGGAGGGAAAACTGAAGAAGTATGTTTTCTTTCATCCTAAAACTGTCACGCCGTGATTGTCTGACCGTCATCTTGCTGAACTTGCGTGTGCTTATAAAGGTTGAGGATCATTCATGCCAAACGCaccgggaggagggaggccaGTATGGGCATTGAAGAGAACCAGTCCGTCGGCACTCCGTCCTCTGCCATAAAACGCAAGAGGAAACTGTGTGGAGACAGCGACGATGACGACGAAGACGACGAAGACAGTGATGACCaagcagaggacgaggacgatgaggaggaagaagaaatgaaGAAGGTTAAAAAAGTGGAGACATATGATGAggtaagaagaaaaataaaaaagatcgATCCGTCATCGAAGCTCACCGTAGCAGGTTTCTCGCTGACATTTACTGTTTGTTTCGTCCTCAGGATGAAGTGGAACAAGCCACCagtctggaggagctggagaagcagaTAGAGAAATTGGCCAAGGTATGCTTCTTAGAAGGAGTCAGAAAGAAATGCACGGTCTGTTGACACTGATAATGTTATATTAAGAACAACACACGCAGTGACATTTCACTGTGGATTgtgtttaaacacatttagtacAAAGCATTAGAACACCACAAACATCCTACACTACATGATAAAAAGCTGCATACTATAAATGGATTATTATACGCTGtgtattaaaaacaactattcttTTCTTCATATTATGAACATGTGCGCTGGCTATATCCAAATTAAGGGCATTGATTATCCCAATAAATGATCTCATTAGCATTGAATGCAATCCTCAATATATCACATTGATTATGGAAGGACACAAGGTAGCATGCATTAATCAAAACCACGTAGAGAAACCACTGAGAATGTTTTGTACGTTTGCAGCAACATCACCAGACCAGAAGAAAGCTGTTTGAAATTTCCCATTCTCTGCGCTCCACGATGTATGGCCAGGACCGCTACCGCCGCCGGTACTGGGTGCTTCCCCACTGTGGAGGGGTCTTCATCGAAGCCATGGAGAGTGGAGAAGGTAGTTACAGCACAACGCACGCTGAGTGTGCAGATTTGATTTGGCAGGTAGAGGAGGGAAAAGTGCTGTGAAAACATCTGTTTAAGCTGCATGTTTAGCTGTTTTCCTGATGATTTTTTACCTTATCTTGATCCTCAAGgacaaaaaaagataattatCTCACTGCTCTACCTTTCTCTCGAAAACAAGTTGACTCTGTAGTAACATCAGCcatggtagttttttttttaactaacaGCTCTCCCCCTGCAGCTCCAGAGGAACTGGAAGAGGAgcgacagaggaggaggagagtggctGAGGAGGTCAAAGTCAAAGAGGAACCTCAGGAGATGGAGTTGCAGAAGGAGAAACCCAACGACCTCGGTGGGCAGAGCATTCAAACGCGAGGCTTGGAGCTCGAGAAAGACGAGGAAAAGGAGCACGAGGGGAAGAAAATCTCCCTCTTTTACCAGCAGCCAGGCCGCGTATCCAAACTGTGCACATTCCGGGAGGTCGGCAAAGAGACGGTGACGGCAAAGGACGAGGAGAGTACCCATGTGAGACAAAACGGCGCAAGTCCCTTGGGCACTCCTGTTGCCACGACCAAAGGAacatccccctcccccactcacaATACCTCTGAGCCAGCAGTAGCAACAACCCCCTCCACGGTAACCAATAATGACACTAGCGTCCCTCCCCTGGCATCAACCTCTTTATCTGTCCCCTGCCTGCCAGCCCCGTGTGAAAGCCCAGGTACCACTCCTCCAACCTCCTCCCCAGCTCCATCTCCGTACCTCTCATTTCAAGCCAACGACCAGCTGCTCAGAGTCCTGACGGAGCGCAGCGGGCACTGGTTCAGCCTGCTGCCTCGCAACCCCTGCGACCTCACGTCCATCACCACGCCTCCCCCGGATGCGCCCCGCGTGCCACCCCAGGCGTCCTCCACCCCGGCCGGGCCCAGATCCCCGCCTCAGTCCCCTGCACTGCCCCTCACCTTTTCCGCTGCCTCAGCCTCCGCCAGCCCGCACCACCCAGCAGGCCTCCTCAACTACCCGCTATCAGCCCTGCAGGTGAGGCTGCTGGCTCGACACAAATAGAGATAGCCGTGTTGTACACAGTTGTTTCTGCCATGTAAAAGATCACCTAACCCATGACCCTCGGTCTTGTTTTCGTCCTCCACTCCCttatgtttttcctcttttctccccagGTGAAGTCAGGCGCTTCATTGCTAGGAGTTTCTTTCGGTAGCTGGCCCTGTGGCCTGATGAGTCCCAGTTTGCCTCTGTGCAGCAGCCCCAATCCCATGTTGGGTCATTCTCTGGATGGCAACACAGCAGCAAGTGTCTCCAGCAAAAGTGAATCACCTTTACCTTGCATGGAGAAATCCTCATCCATGCCTTCTCCTACGCTGGAGATGCCCAAATCCCTGGACCACGCCACACCTCGGCCTATTCCAGAGGGTGAGCGACTAAAACGGCATTGAGAGATATTAGTTGAGGCCGTAATTACCTCCCGTTTTCTTAATTGAGAAGAATTCACTTGCTTGATATACTTTCACTTGCCTGAATAGTCCAGGATAATTGGGTGAGGGAATGTTCCGCTCCGCTGTACGCAATTTCGTTTTGGTGTAGCGTAGCTGAGTGAAGCACCTTTTTGCTGTGACGTATGCTCTTTGTCTGGTAGTTTACATGCCTGTTTGTGCTCATTGTCTCAGAGAGCCTGACAGGGTGGTGGCGGGTGTCTGACATCGAGCAGCTGAGGGCTTTGGTCAGTGCCCTCCACAGCCGGGGCATTCGAGAAAAAAGCCTCCAGAGGCAAATGCAGAAATACACAGAGATCATCCCCCAGGTTTGCACCAAACACAAGGACGGTAAGTGCTCCAAACACCGCCTTTGAGCATATAATCACAATAAATAACATATAAGTCCTGTGAGCTGTATTTTCTGTCAGAGCAACACATGTTCAAATGTAGATGCATGCCCTTGTGACCGCTGAATCCGCTGCAAACAGCCACATGAATATCCGCGGATGTGTTTGGCTTCACTGCTCATGTGTTTACCCGCATTAGCAAGTTTATTTGCATGTGCTTTCATGGCTGACTGATGTCTCTCATGTTGTCCATCCAGTGGCCATGATTGAGCTGCGTGAGCTGGAGGAGAGCCAGGTCAGTGTGGAGTCCGTGCGCGGCTGGTGTGTCCAGGAGCAGGCGATGGAGATGGACATTGCCGTGCTGCAGCAGgtagaggagctggagaggaaggTCACCGCGGCCAGCCTGCAGGTCAAGGTAAAACCCTTAAGCCCACCCCTGCACATTTTGAAAGTGGTGTCAGAAACATATTTTAACATGTGGAGTGGTGTGATCAGAGGCCTGATGTCCTCTCCCAGGGCTGGACCTTTCCGGACCCTCAATCGGAGCGAGAAGACCTGGTGTATTACGAGCACAAGCCCCCCACCAAATCAACGCCTGGGTCTGCCAATGCAGGAGACAAGGACTCCAAGGAGCACCCGGAAGAGCGGGGGGAGAAGGGCGGGGTGATGCGTCACCTGGACAACCCACTGGACATAGCAGTGACACGTCTGGCTGATCTGGAGCGCAACATCGAGAGAAGGTACCTGAGGAGCCCCTTAGGTACCACCATTCAGATCAGGCTGGATAATGTGGGTACGGTCACTGTCCCTGCTCCTGCCCCATCCACTAGTGCTGACAGGGAAGGGTAGGTCATTTCTCCAACCAACGCTCCCCGTTCTCCCACTAAGAAccttttcctctctgtgtgtgcttcATGTTTCCCATACTACTCAAACAGGGGGGGTATTCGCTGCCTTTACAGCAGCTTTCTGTGGTGGCTtgttgcatttttgtttgttcctttggtCTTGTGCAGTTTCTTGGCCGGGTTGGGGGTCTGCACTCAGTTTCATTTCCTGTGTAGGTGTTGCTTACTGGCTTGATGCATTTCTGCAGTCATCCGCATGGTGTGTGCATCAGTAACCTTGGTTATGGGCGTACTCATATCTCCCACTGTACAGCATACACTTTCACGGGTCCTCACTCTTTCTGCATGAAGTTCCCCTTAAATAACAAAATCGGTGTGTACGTCTCCTTGGAGCCCTACAGCTCCCCCCTAAATCCTCATGCCTGTCTCTGCACAGCTGCGGCTCTTTGTGGTCTGCTGTCTTGTTGGCGGCTGGCTCAACTGATACAGTTAACTGCctattgtgcgtgcgtgcgtgtgtttgtgtgtgtaaatacacCCACGCATTCACGTACATGTGTGGCCCGCTCTGTCTCATTGTCTGTCATTATCTCCTGttagcagcgaggaggaggtggccCACGGTATGAAGGTGTGGAGGAAGGCTCTGACTGAAGTGCGCAGCGCTGCCCAGTTGGCCATGTGCATCCAGCAACTTCAGAAGTCCATCGCCTGGGAGAGGTCCATCATGAAAGTGGTGAGCGCTGCATCTCCGCAACgttaattaaaaacaagcaaTACTCAGAAGgggtatgtgtgtttttaatgaatgcacttgtttgtgttttttagtaCTGTCAGATGTGCAGGAAGGGCGATAACGAGGACCTGCTCCTGCTGTGTGACGGCTGTGACAAAGGCTGCCACACTTACTGTCACAAACCCAAAATCACCAGTATTCCAGAAGGAGACTGGTACTGCCCGGCCTGCATATCCAAGGTATCAACTCCATTAAAATTGCAATGTCATCTCTCTTACGGTTGATTACTTGTAGAGGAAATTCTAGCCACGTTTTTGTTTATCTGTTCTTTTACTTCTTCCTCTGTAATTTAGAATTTTAGTTTCCACAAACCAGTATTTGCAAATGTTAGTATTTAACCggccaaacaaatatttttcttaTTAAACCTGTCAATATTCTGCCTCAGCACTTAAAATCAAAACATATTTATGCTGAAAGTATTTGGGGGATTGtatgcattcatttaaaagctGACAATACAGAGTTGAGTGTAAATattgggaaagagagagaaaaaaacatgcaacaaagCTCATTCAAAACAACTGCAAGGATTATATATTTCCTGTTTGGTTACTTTGACTTTGAAGTTTTATGGTTTGCAAATTGACTCGGCATTAGTTCCATTGAGGGACAATGAAACTCTCCAATTCATAAAACTCTGAGAAATAACATTTTCCTGAAGGCtattgtgatgtttttattgtgatGTGCTTGCAAAAGACTACTCATATTATTGGTGGTCCACGATCAGACAAGTAGTTTAGAAAAGGCCCAAATGAGAATTGGTCAGTGGACACTGTAGTTTTAGCGTTGACTGCAAAGAATGTATTCTTAATTCTCTGCAGGCGAGTGGCCCGtctcccaaaaacaaaaaacctccGAGCAAACCATTAACATCAAGCGGAGGAGGTGCTAAAAAGGGTGCAGAGGGGAAGAAGAGCGGGAAGCAGGCGGGCAACGGAGAGGTAGCGGTGGACGACCCGGCCAGCAGCACAcccaaaaaagcagcaaaagacaccagcagaaagagaaaaacagaggagAGCTCACCTGCGCCgccagcagccaatcaggagagccctgtgtgtgtgaagagagcCAAGACGGCCAAGGACAACAACAGGGACCTGGGTTTATGCAGGTATGCGCCTCGGGCCTGTTCATACTCGTCTTCCATCAAAACCTCCACCTGTTATCCATCCGTCTCCTTAACACTTTTGCAGTTGCTGCCATCTACTGTAGTGACAGTATCAAGACGTTGTTTTCTCTTTAGCAGTGAACACGGCTCTTCTGTGATTTTCTTCTGCGATCAAGTCCTACAAATTGCTCCAAACAAAGGAGGAAGAAATTCTAAACTTCCCAGTGGAAGAAAACTCCTCAAAGCGACGGCCACGCCTTGTCCGTGTCTgaccacttgtgtgtgtgtgtgttcaacagGGTGCTTCTTGCTGAGTTGGAGCGGCATCAGGACGCGTGGCCGTTTCTCACGCCAGTCAACATGAAATCGGTCCCCGGCTACAGGAAGGTCATCAAGAAACCGATGGACTTCACCACCATACGTGAGAAGCTCGTGAGCAGCCAGTAAGTTCCCGCCGCATGTAATTTTGGGTTACACCACAGCATTTGATCTCAACTTaacactctttttttaatttcaggtATCAAAACCTTGAGACCTTCATCATCGATGTTAACTTGGTCTTTGATAACTGCGAAAAATACAACGAAGACAATTCAGACATTGGTCGAGCTGGTCATAACATGAGGAAGTTCTTCGAGAAGCGCTGGACTGAGcttctgaaacaaacaaattaaacgTCTGTTCAGATTCTCTCCATAAACCCATTCAACTTTTCATACCGGAGCACCTGGTTTtacgtttgtttttattttctgatgGATACAGTGGCTTTGCAGAATGGAAGAAGTCCAATCCGTAATAAGGAACCCGCGGTGTGCATAAGATGAGATGTCACCGTCGgggctaaaaaataaaaatggcgtTACATGAGGTGCGCTGGATTTTATTACAACAGGGATAAAAGCCCCAAAGAGTCCCATAGAAATGGGGTGTCGTAGTGCAATACTATTCCCTGTCTCAGAACACTGCACTGAATTTATCCTCAACTGTCACTGACGTGTCTGCGCTAGAAGACTTTCCACTACTTGTAAATAGTCTTTTGTTATTTAATCGTATTATagtgaatgtatttaattttgTAATAATTATTTATGAATCAAGGTCCACTTCATTTTCTATGAAAAGGAAGAATCAGCTGAACTGCtttgaattaaaaaaggaatgtgtctttgtgttataATTTTTCTCCCAAATATTAAACAaagccaagaaaaaaaaaaatactgtttaCACTGTTCAGTGCTTTGAGGCATCAGAGGACTGTATTGATTTGTTCAAACTGTAaaactgcatttatttacaGGAACAGCAGACGGACAGTTAGACAATTGTGATTTATGTGTATATACTGTTTATTAATGTCAATATTATGTCTTGTTTGAAACAATGTGTAAAAATTGTTTAAGAATATTAAGATATTGTTTATGCCTTAGAATGATTGTAGCATTCTATTTTAGTGTACGTGATGAAAACATTATCATAAATATTGTttgtacagtatatacatatCCTCTGCAAACACTGTGGTATCCTTAATCTTGGTAGTGCCTACCCTTCCAACAGGGGCATGTAGGGGACgttattgtttttagttttcattctcatgacatcattttttttttttaatatgattttaatCCAACGAGGCCTCCAAAGTTggacagtgacacaaaaatcaTTCCTCTCCatagcagaaaaaaaaggaaaaacaagcaTTCAGTAATGCTTCCATGACGCATTTCCTCGTAATCTGCCACAATACAGAGGACCTAAGGCCATTTGTAACCACTGTGTTGAACCTTTGCTGTGTGTTGTGGCCTGATGGAGGCAGCTAGATTTTTTTGTACCCAAGTCAAGAGTACTTGAAGTTACTTTATTTAAGATATTGTGGAATAAAAGTATCATTCTTTTGTAGGAGCTTTATTTTTCACTAGTGTGTGGCACGGACCTATTAAAAGGATGTTTTTCAACGTAAAAAGCTTCAACTTGCTTTATTTCAACTCTGTCCTCCTGAATGTTTTTTGGTAAAAGCCATGGTGGTAAACGTGTAATCTCTTTTACTCTATACGCAAGAAGAACAGTTTGTAATgctgttaaaaacacaaacatctacTTGGAGATCTAACTGCCTGACATAATTTGCTCGCAATAACAGAAATGCATGGAGTTATATTTGGGAGTAgtatttcaattatttaaacTGTTAATACCCCATGGGGCAACCCTCCATTACAGGTAACATTCCTGTATATGTAATTTAATTGGACTTAAGTAAAAGAAGAAAGTCTGTTTCACTCAGAATGGCCTCTGTTGGCGTCGCATGTAATGCATTAACATGCAAGCAGCATTATCATGTTTACCTTGTAAAGGTGGAGCCAACTAACTACTTTACATACCTATAGACATGTCGGCCTGTCTTAAACTGAAAGAAGTAACCAGGATGtcaaatggatttaaaaaatgaaattaaaaaaaatccttttgaaATGTAGTTGAAGAATTAAGTAAAATAAGAGACATTAATTATGTAAATGCAGACGTGTAACTTGCTGAATTGTTCAACTGTTACAATATACACATAATACAGTTTACAAAATTACAAATCACCATCATCAACCACTTAAAGTCCAGCTATTTTATACATCAGTGGAGTACTCTGTAACTAATAACAACTAGTCACTAATGTAGTTTAGTCCTTTTACTAATTTACTTTTCCTATCCTTTAACTACCAAATATTAGGGTTAATGGCA harbors:
- the baz2ba gene encoding bromodomain adjacent to zinc finger domain protein 2B isoform X6; the encoded protein is MESGERLASPAPTLSAARTSSPAASSSSSSSSSSSSASSPAPHSKSSLAPSPSAPGSNLSTSGRLFGAGEQPFIGSALSSAFPLVNHPAFGALYSSGAGRPEFGGLGSLGMSAALAAHPQLGALSEWWRAAEAHGRGAAAFLPSFISFPPFFSPHMQPNHSASPVQIRMPGKNSHAAPKGVNGAVNGGGVCPPTTQSGGFSASPAPVQASTKPTKNPDPSNSHRSSPQTNPAELVDKPIHRPKEKKPRRKPGDASLASNSESGTSSDSSSDGSLSSDLEDLAEDDEDDDDDEDDDDEEEDKQIEFSDSEKRSKKQTKVLIPSTGSTKANRPTSGEAHDMKVSKAQRASSNPPNLVPFPCSTSPPVFTQTSPLALHGSRSRTEGPQQHLSVIQSTGLAANTKPLALLSQPRREFSPSSSPMALAMSPEALSSAASPKAPKPLPSSSSSPQHLPLSLCSSPKPLSMPSPPRPTLPPPTSPKPFGSTSSVRSSQKSSPKPPRRAAAGSAKSNKRKQLEASLAQITEFRLKQTLMSQGQTFPAELKKQQQGPNKSPKRTPLSSPPLPPAPAPPPQNNHSNLFLSSALLGLPEPHPPNGVIQSITQDAPLALITKPRKDSQCDSDGGSMPVNLSTGASRIQATAQAGPQSQPSTTSPHAAGHGPRKNKAPKGKAQTPGQGQGQAQGQADPLAAWKGFSQNHLVQSLVDLFRGGEPGIGIPGVSIPGVGIPGMGIPGTCNPTAGLPANKESDDSGDDDDDEDDDLEEEEEDEEDSDDSLSESDSNSDSDISGMKVKELKLLPSGSSKKETTPRRLTKGPELLNTSTNHTATSCSPLDLQVIKTPTIVTSSSALAYHSSPGSSSYSLASPLGSGKRKRVMDEKELMIPLELGWRRETRIKSVAGRSQGEVAYYAPCGKKLRQYPDVMKYLSRNGISGITRDNFSFSAKIRVGDFYEAREGPQGLQWSLLKEEEVIPRILAMEGRRGRPPGSDRESAGEGGKGSRRRKGRPPNVGDPLLPEGPSPSEVKLLRKLEAQEIARQATQMKLMRKLEKQALARAAKEARKQQAIMAAEERRKQKEQIKILKQQEKIKRIQQIRMEKELRAQQILEAKRKKKEEVANAKILEAEKRIKEKELRRQQAEILKHQELERHRLDMERERRRQHVMLMKAVEARKKAEERERLRQEKRDEKRLNKERKLEQRRLELEIARELRKPNEDMCLSDHKPLPEFSRIPGLILPGRAVSHCLMLMQFLRGFGKVLGLDLNLDVPTLGMLQEGLLNVGDSMGHVQDLLVKLLSLAVCDPGLPPGQKTKTMLGDHLTNVGINRDNVSEVLQMYMGAHCANTELAPLALSLKTKAFQAHTPSQKASILGFLANELACSRAVISEIDKSLDQMANMRKDKIIMEGKLKKLRIIHAKRTGRREASMGIEENQSVGTPSSAIKRKRKLCGDSDDDDEDDEDSDDQAEDEDDEEEEEMKKVKKVETYDEDEVEQATSLEELEKQIEKLAKQHHQTRRKLFEISHSLRSTMYGQDRYRRRYWVLPHCGGVFIEAMESGEAPEELEEERQRRRRVAEEVKVKEEPQEMELQKEKPNDLGGQSIQTRGLELEKDEEKEHEGKKISLFYQQPGRVSKLCTFREVGKETVTAKDEESTHVRQNGASPLGTPVATTKGTSPSPTHNTSEPAVATTPSTVTNNDTSVPPLASTSLSVPCLPAPCESPGTTPPTSSPAPSPYLSFQANDQLLRVLTERSGHWFSLLPRNPCDLTSITTPPPDAPRVPPQASSTPAGPRSPPQSPALPLTFSAASASASPHHPAGLLNYPLSALQVKSGASLLGVSFGSWPCGLMSPSLPLCSSPNPMLGHSLDGNTAASVSSKSESPLPCMEKSSSMPSPTLEMPKSLDHATPRPIPEESLTGWWRVSDIEQLRALVSALHSRGIREKSLQRQMQKYTEIIPQVCTKHKDVAMIELRELEESQVSVESVRGWCVQEQAMEMDIAVLQQVEELERKVTAASLQVKRPDVLSQGWTFPDPQSEREDLVYYEHKPPTKSTPGSANAGDKDSKEHPEERGEKGGVMRHLDNPLDIAVTRLADLERNIERRYLRSPLGTTIQIRLDNVGTVTVPAPAPSTSADREGSEEEVAHGMKVWRKALTEVRSAAQLAMCIQQLQKSIAWERSIMKVYCQMCRKGDNEDLLLLCDGCDKGCHTYCHKPKITSIPEGDWYCPACISKASGPSPKNKKPPSKPLTSSGGGAKKGAEGKKSGKQAGNGEVAVDDPASSTPKKAAKDTSRKRKTEESSPAPPAANQESPVCVKRAKTAKDNNRDLGLCRVLLAELERHQDAWPFLTPVNMKSVPGYRKVIKKPMDFTTIREKLVSSQYQNLETFIIDVNLVFDNCEKYNEDNSDIGRAGHNMRKFFEKRWTELLKQTN